The sequence CATCTGAAGAGTTACAGTGTTTAAAACAGTAATATCGGAAAGTCCAAAACGGGTTAAAAGTTGCTTCTGCTCAGTTTTAAATAAAGCTATATATGTAGTCACAATCACAAGAAATTCATTGACGATATTAGAGGAGCGAAAAAGGTAATAACTTAtgatttttctatgaaattggATTGTGTTCAATAACAAAATAGTTATATGTTAAACTTTTAATATTGTGAAAAGAACTCAGCTGGGCAGTTGGCTATTCATTGCTATCGTTCCGCCACATTAGTAGAATTCACGATCTACGGTCGTTTAGAAGTGTGCTGTGAAATTGGTAATTGACACTGAACTAAAGCGCTGAATGGCCTTTTTTCGTCGCATCGTTTGTTTGCTTCTTCTTATTCACTTTCTTTGCTCTATGTTGAAACGACTTCTTAGTTCAGTTTGCAAATTcagtttgtaaaaatttaatttgaactgttaatttatttaaacagatttgaattgaattatacCGAAGATCTCGTTATTTGCGTGAAGCAGCGTAGCTAAAGCTGGAACAGCTCAAAACTGGAGAAACAAAATCGTGTGAAATTGATTCGCGACAAAATGGTCCTGGCTGAGAGAAATTCTGAATTAGTGCGGAATGGGAGACGATCGCGCGGCCCTAGTCCGAATGGTCATGGTGGTGGCGTAGCTGGAGGTGGTACAGTAAGCGGAAGCTCTAACATTGGGAGCGGTGGAGGTGCTGGTGGTGCCGCAACTCCAGAAACGAGTTCCGATGATGATAATTGTGAGTTgttaacatataaaaagtacTAATAAATAGTTAACTAACCTCTATTTTTTTCCTACCAGCAATAAAGCGCAACGGAAAGTCCAAAAATAAGCAAAGCGAATATGAAGGTTAGttgaaatgtaaaaaagaacaaattgtGGAAATACTTGAATTTTTCAATTACGTTTTTAGAGAAAATTCGTGTTGGTCGTGACTACCAGGCAGTATGTCCACCACTAGTTCCAGAAAACGAACGTAAACCAGAAGGACTAAATGATCGTGCGCTTTTAGTTTGGTCACCTACCAGAGAGATTCCAGACGCCAAGCGTAagtatcaataaaaaatttgaaaatcgttGATCATGGCCCTAACTTAAGGATCTGGACTGCCGGATAGTTCCGGACTTAGTTGTTGTTAATATGGAAATCTCAAGGTTTTTGTGCGTAAAGCTCCTGAAGTGAGTCGGCCTGTATAAGGTTTCCCAGCAGTTGAAGCTGCGATACCAATGAGTTCATTCGACTGCCAGGTGTTCGATTTGAATCGTGAAACAAGTGCCGACTTTATTTACTCTTCGATATAGCTGGTTGAAGTGCATCAGTATGGTCAAAGTGGGGATGTTCATCTCTAAGAAAGTCATTGTTTTTTGCTGCAGCAGCgtaaacattcctcatacatgTCAGGGTCGTTACGATAACGTAGACCCGAATGAAATGGAACGTTATTGGACTGTTCGGAACATGTTATTCTCATTTAGCGGAGGCATGTCGTAGACTAGGAAGTTTGACGTTTCCCTCTGTGAGCGACTTGggccttttttattatattttattttcattttatatatttttatgttattttatttgggGAGTTGTTACGGTATACTTTAGATCATTTCTCTTGTTATGTACTGTAAAGGATAGTTCGGCCATAATGACTTCTATCGTGGAGTTAAATAATTGACCAAGATCTTCGCGGAAATTTCGAGTTCACGCATTGTGACAAAGTTCCCTATATAGatttaaactaaattatttttattcacttgGACTCttgtatttcaaataaatctttatcataaaaataaaataaagctagTGGCGTATAAGAAAActgcaattaaatattttttttcgccccTTAGTGGAAGAATATATATCAGTGGCTAAAGAGAAATACGGTTATAATGGTGAACAAGCATTGGGCATGTTGTTTTGGCACAAACATGACTTAGAACGTGCCGTAATGGATTTAGCAAATTTTACTCCCTTCCCCGATGAGTGGACTGTGGAGGACAAAGTGTTATTTGATCAAGCATTTCAATTTCACGGAAAGAGCTTTCATCGGATTCGGCAAATggtaattttggaattttttctaaAGTGTTTGAATTGAGAATACtaataaaacattattttttatagttgcCAGACAAATCAATTGCCAGTTTGGTGAAATATTATTACTCGTGGAAAAAGACGCGCCACAGACAAAGCGTAATGGATCGGCAAGAGAAGGCTAAAGCCAGTAAAGAAGGCTCGGAAAATGGGAGTGAAAACGGCAGCAATGAAGAATCTGACACAGATGAAAAGGTAATTATTAGTTAAAATAATCGTACATTAGGAACGAATcatattcaaattgaaattgatttcttAGTTTTACAGTGATTTTTCAGTAAATACAACATACTATATTAACCATATTTGAACAAAATCATTCATAATCCACACAAATGTTAGTTATATTTTAGCCAATAGTTTTCTGTTTATTATAGgatttttttaaggattttaaactaacatttatttataattgactATTATAAAGTGTCATTCAATTATGATGAATTTAAAATGAAGAGGCAATCGTATCAATATCACGTGTAGTATATAGTAAGATGTTaacattttaacaaaataaaattttctaaatcgcCACACCACTTATCTCTTAACAAGAAGTGTTTGTTCTTGTTATCGTTTCGGCTACaagatgcatatgtgtacgtAAAATAGATTCTGTAAACATTTTAGAGTTGTAAGCATTTATTTTAACTACAAGACTTTTACGAGAAAGCATTGAGGCAAAATGGTTTGCCTTAGTGGAGTGGAGTATCTTGTGGCCGAAACGATGCTTTCATCAAGCATTTACAATTTTGTGCtagatatgtatatgttgcCCATAGAATACACTATACAATATTCTATATATTTATTGTTAGTTAATTTTAGCCATTAAGATCTTATTCATAACGAAAGACTGTTTATAGATCTTCTACTAACAGTAAATGATAGTACATAAATAATTATCAATAAACCATTTATTGTCTGCGAGAAGATTAAACAAAATTCATGTGTTTCTTTCATTTTCGAAGCTTTTCGTTCGTGAAATCATATATTTAGTAATATATTTGAGTTGCATTACTACGCTTTTGTTTACTTGATATAGATTTTTCATAAAACCCTTATACAACTTAAGATTTTACTTCTATTCAATGAGTACGCAAAGTAATATCTTAATTTCATGCTGAATCTTGAATACAATAAATTCTTAACGAGCATGCAATTGTggttaaattcaaaaatatttttctatcttGTAAAAACGGTAatattttgaatcaaatataTTCGAGAATTGCCCTCTGAaggcaaaatttaaattttatataataataaaatgtgactctttggaaatttctttaatattaGAACAAATATTGGAAACCATTAGTCCACGACTGTCCCAAAACTAACTGCTTTCGGTTTATAAATAATATGTTTTTGCAacataaatattaattgccaCTTTAGTCCCtgatcaagatttttatactttgcatttttttactgtcacgtttaaattttcattcacacGTTTATCATATAATATTACTCCACCCAttgtatttcattattattaaacCGTTTGTTTCGGGGCTCTTCCAGTTCACAAATCTTGCAAAATCTATTTTTACTTGTATCAATAATTTCAGAATTCTCAGAGTAATTGAAACAAATTTGGTGTTGTGTTTGGTtctgtagtatgtatgtatgtatatctaagCGCTGTCGGTTCATTGACTGGTTGTTGTTGCGCGTGCCGCGTCATTAGTTAGCCATGCCCGCTGCACTGGCTTTTCGTTTTCGGACAcatgcaaaaattttgtttgataaCTTCTTGATGACCTTAGCGATTTGTTGTAGAATTATAATGTGTTACACATCAATAGTTAAATTATAAACTATGCCAAAGTTAATCCGCCTAAACGTTCTAtaattctttctctctctctctctctctctctctccctttaTCGCCACACGCACACTCGTGACACGCAAATTCTATCAACAACAATCCATCAATTTACTCAAAACCGCCTTTAGGATCAAGCATTGGCCTCAACTTCTGGGTTGCAAGATCAAACGAAAGTAGGCGGCAGCGGTGTTGGTGGTGTGGGCACACCTGCCGACTtaccaaacaaattaaataagtcAAGCGAGATCGGTGGTGCTACTGGTGGTAGCagcggtggcggtggcggtggcgaAGCTGACAGTGAGAACATAACTGCCTCTGCTTCGTTGAATGTGATAGCCACAGGACGCGACAGTGGCTTAGTTGCCAATGTTGGTATTGTGCCAGGTGGTATCAAGCATCAACGCCAACAGACGCCGCCCAACACGACGAATACGGATTCGTCGTGTTCAAATGCAGACTCAACGGGTTTGAGTGGTTGTTGCACCAATTGTGGAGTACCATGTAGTGTGCTAAATGCATCGCCACACGGTAAACTGTGCTCAAGTTGCCACCATCATTGGAGGTATATGCTTAAAAAATACACACATGAACACCTTAACTAAAAAACATACTAAattccttttattattattgtatgtcctcgttttgtgaaaaattcaaatggcgTGACACAGGCGTACCGGAAATAAACGTCCTACTTCCGGTCCATACTTTGGTAAACGGTCACGCGATCGCAATGCTGAAAGGCACAAACGAAAACCACCGCGCGGCATGTACATCAATCATGACGACATTGTGGCACTGGCCAGAGCCAACGACAATCAAGACGAACTGCTCTCCAATACAGATAGAGAAATCGTTTCATTATTGAGTCAAGTAAGGAGttggattttgcaaattttcttttcacaccttttagttttaaaattcatCTTTAATTACAGTTATATATGTTATATTTGTTCCGCCTATTGGTAGCTTGGTTAGCTCATTATTTTACATATTCCCGATATGTAGAGGACAGTCCATATAGTGTTTCTCtctaataatatattattttgccAGTGGCAGCTTTGTTCCGCCAGAAATATTGACAGGAAATCATATTTTCGTGCAACGAAATGAATTGCTTTTCGCTTGAACAACATTGCGCAAATACtgcaaacttatttccaaagtcaATCTTGTATAGCTTAAACAGTGCGATTATTATTGAGAAGAAGTAAGAAATTCGTTTTCTAGGCggttatgttaacaagcaaaacttGCATATCTGGGGATCGGAAAACTTCGGAGAGTGACAGTTTATTGTGGATTTTGGAGCGGTGGCATATTAGcccatttttatttcaaaattctgctgGAAACTATATTTCGGTCAACAGTGAGCGCTACAGAGGGATGTACAAAGATTTTTTGTAGCCGACATTTGAAGAAATGGGCGTGAACGATATTTGGTCTCAGCAGGCTGGCGCGCCATGCCACTCAGCCCATGCCGCGAACAAACTtttgcgcgccaagttcggtaatATTGTTTTCAGCCATCACGGCGAATGTCAATTCCCACCtcgatttgacgccgttagaCCTTTTTGTGCGTGGGGCCGGGGAGGGCCAATGTAATGCAAACAATCGATTAATAATTAAAACGACAATCGAGCAAGTCGTTCGTCAGATAGAGCCTAAAACTGAACTTGGAAAAACTGTGTTAACAGAATGCGCTACTGCGTAGTGAGCCAAAACAACCATACGAATGAAATTTTATGCCATAAATAACGGgaataaaccaataaaatatcgaagaaaaattatttttgttcgtgttttttttttttaatttatatgctaAAAAGAAACCACTATGTAGACTAccctgtatgtatatgaaaagcTGGTATTTGTGTTCATTTTTTGTAATCTATGAGAAGAAACCACTATATGGACTGtcctgtatgtatatgaaatgataaaatttaactaaaactgTATCTGTAGATAGGTAATATAGATTACTTCAAGGTTTGCCCTGCATCTGTAGGCAAAGTTTTTTCTCATGCATCAAACGGCATTAAATTtcactataaaaaattaaattcttaagtCTAGCGTTAAACAAATAATTGCTATAAATTCAACATAGTGAatgttaaaatttagttttaaattgaaacttcaaattaaataatcGGGTTTAATAGTTATTACATTGGTTGagtacaaaaatggaaaattgcaATCAGATTCATAGTGCAGaggttaaataattatttactacCTTTTTGTAATCCTCACATCTTCACataacattcattttttttctgtgtatgTCAGAGAATTAGATTTCATTTAGGTGCAACTGTGCCCACACTTTTCCACTCATTATATACTTGCCCTAACCACTATTGATTGGTACCCCTACGATTTATTCTGCTATACACCccgttgaaaaattataaatataccaatatttttttataaaaatatagttcattccacATCAAAAACCATATAGCGTTAACTTTCGaacttcatacaaaatttttcaaaacttcatcaaaactttcaactttttaaccagaattctTAGAACTCTCAGTATGCAGAGGAATTACGtatttttcttccatacaaaatacctcctcgaattttttttaaatataccgcATCAAGTGCAAGGGTTTTGTTACATGGTATGGATTTCCTTTGAACTCTCATTCGAAGCAAGGCTAGATCGCGTGCATGCATAAGAATACATTTCATGAACATAAACCACACTGGGCACATGGCGACATCAATCATCACATCATTCCACCTCACTCATTTGGATGCAATAAAATccaaatatgtattaaaatcagttaaatttttctattgatTGAATTACAGGTTcagctaaataaacaaaatatatctGCTTTAAAGCGTAAGATCTCAGAAGGATTAGAAGATATGCGTCCAACTGAAAACACCAATCGTATCAACTCACGTTGGTCTAACGATGAAGCTTTGCTCGTTGTGCAGGGTGTACGAAAATATGGCAAGGATTTCCAAGTAATTATGAATTTTCTCAAAtcataagtaaataattaaatacataaaaaaaaaataatttgcagacAATAGCCGAAACGATTGGCACGAAGACAGAGGCTCACGTACGCACTTTCTTCGTTAGCAACCGTCGACGTTACAATTTGGATCAAGAACTAAAAAAGTATGAGGCAGAGAAGGAGGATGCAGCAACGGCTGCCACCGCTTCCGCCGCTGCCATTGAAACCAACGCAAACAACAAGAAGGACGATTTGAAAAAGAGAGAAATCTCTGCAACAACTGCCGCAAGTGGTGCCGGCGCCGGTGGCGTTTTGTCTGTCATAGCTGATGAATCAGATAATACAACCTCAAGCGAAACAACTGTATCGAAATCTGCCAATGATGAAGCCAAGTATACTAGCAGCAATTCTAATTTACAAAAGGATAATGTTATAATGGAGGTAAgcgatgtttaaaaattttatttgtgtcatttgtgtataaatatttgcttcTTAGATTGACTTAGATGCTGATCAAACGGATATACCTCCACCAGCCAAGAAGTTTGCGCTTCATGTTAGCGGTCAAGAATTTCCTAAAGCGAGTGCAAATTAAACGATTAGTTTGTGGAGTCACTTTTCGTAACTAGAAAGTGTAGTGTGCAAGCTGTAGGAGGAGAGGAGAGAAGACAAAGGGAGAGCCTTTTTAATGCAACACAATGCATGCGTTTGACACGCCTTAATATGATACATgcattacatataaatattaactAATTGTCGATCCATCCTGTTATCCTCATAGAACAAGGCAGGAGATACTGGAGTTTCAGTATCGTTAGAAAAATAGCAAACtactaatataatattacagtgggataaacaaacaaataacaacACGGTCGAAAAATTACTTTGACACTTAGAATGTGGGGTTTACAATTTTAAGATGCTTGTTTACTTGATAAGTAGCTTTAGTTcatttgatatacatataaacttaCACTCGATTAAATAATGAGTTGAAACGTATATAACCGTCAAATATTAACGACagattacataaaatatttaaagtaagaaTTATTGTAGAAAACGCGTTATGGATATAGTTAGCATTTCTGCTCTGTATTTAATGGGGACTTGCCCGGTGTCGAATGCAGCCAAATTTTGCTTATGCAATACATAAACAGAATGGAGAAAGAGAACAAATATGGGCAGCAAGTTGGGGGCACCTTAATTTAGTAATCATAAGATCAAATAACACATTTTCTGATCTGTTGgagtttcttttataatttcttcaaaCGATAACACTGTAACACCATTTGGTGGAGATATGTCGTATCTTTCTTTTGATttgattaaaaactttgaaataaaatataaatatattcaatgaaaaatgataagaaattatTTGCGGTACGTTTCAGAGTTTtctcaataaataatttttgtttggttttcttaTCAATTTACTCATCGAATatgaagatttatttatttatttcttatgaagGCATCGCCCACGCTCATCCTTGTTGAATATACTCCAGCAAAAACAATTTGGCAGAAAAAACTTTGTTCTATAAATTATATTCGCCTATGAAATTTGAGAAAATGTAAGATATACCAAGCGTTTGATTAAAACATTCTTATTGCGATCACAAACAATACGGATCGCAGTTTAATTATCTCTTGGCTATTTTAGTCGTACCGTGTGTCATAAATAATttgtacaaacaaattttattatatgctaCTTGCAAGTGTactgcaaataaatttattaaaaccgacctttgtttattttttgtatgcttGTGGTTGGCGATCTATATTTAAtactggccgccgtagccgaatgggttggtgtgtgactaccattcggaattcacagagagaacgtaggttcgaatctcggtgtaacaccaaattaagaaaaacatttttctaatagcggtcgctcctcggcatgcaatggcaaacctccgagtgtatttcggccatgaaaaagctcataaaaatatctgccgttcggaatcggcttgaaacggtaggttcctccattttgtccgtcaatacaccgctggtagcggtccttccactgcaggaaacattttttaatctcatccgccggaatcgcgttcaattcggctgtcacagttcttttttggatcgcctcgagggagtcgaaacgcctccccttcagctttcttttcaggcgcgggaacacgaagaagtccggaggggcaggtctgggctgtagggagggtggggaagcaccggaaccccccaTCTTGGctaatgcagaggtgcagaggaaggtggTGTGCgctggcgcattgtcgtgatgaagggtccaattgttgacgaggtcgggtcgaacccgggcgacgcgctTTTTCAGCTGAAGGaacacttctttgtaaaatggcgcgtttacagtgcttcctggagatacaaactgtttagctttacgcaaaatttgatcgagtaacgttgctccaacgatcacTGCAAactcctaacacacttttaaaacagctttcacgcgcggagcgatgttgactgcaccgctattGCCAGCGTTATCGTCAATCCCATAACGGTAGACCGAGGAATCTGACTGTTTCGCCGAATTGGGCCCAAAAGGGAGAGGAGTGTTAGGTGAGTTGGTTtaagagggcatgtgaataggcGGTTAGTATGGTGCGGGGTATCTTCACATGTCGGACATATATTGATTATGCCGGGGTCAATTCTGGTTAGGtaagagtttaacctgctacaatattcaAAACGTAAATGGCGGCTGTCACGTCTGTGATGGGTGGCAGTTGGACtctgataacggcattcggaggtTGTGAGCTTAAAAAGGTGATAAGTGATTCCCGATGAATGGCATTTAATGAATGTCTGTAAACTGTCCCATTCAGGGGGAGATGTCCCATTGTGTGAAGAGATGACTACTGACTCGCCTGGGAGGTGGTTCAGCCTTCAACACGGTGATACCCAAGTTACTGTACGCTCTTTGTTTACAATTGAACTAAGTTTAATAGATGAAATTTGGTACGCTCTATATCCTTGTTCCGATAGTTTGCAGTTATATTgaatggaaagaaaaaaaagaatagcTCCGTTGAAGCGTAACAATTTGAGTGTAATATGTTCTAATGGCGGCAAAATAGCAGCAACCGTTTGTCGCTTTTAGGCacagtattcattgacttcgAAAATAGTTCCAGTGCTGGAAAAACTATGTCCTATTAGTTCAACAGAGAAGGCACTCGAGTAAGTAAGTGTTAGTCCAAACTGATTTCTTCTTAAAAATGATATCAGAAAATGAAGAAACCTATATCATAACTTCATGCAATTGGGTgcttctcatccgaggctttgcttGCATTTTTATTGGGGAAGGATTTTTCCTTTCTGGGCCACAAACCTAGCGCACAAGCATATGCCCTAGGCTATTTcgtcttctcacattagctcgctcccAAACATGTGCTCAGAAGTtatccagaggatacttgggcgatGCCCGTACGCTATAGCTGTCTGAACCTTATGCACAATAATTATCCTGGACACTTCCGGATGAATGGCGATCAAAGTCTTTCCGCACTTGCGTAGACTTCTACACACAAAACCACACTCAGAACCAGTCCGGAAAATttagcctacacaacgaaacatccgagAACGGAccgaggctgatcgacttcagcGCAAAAGAATTCACCAAGTTAAGTGGCTGTGGCCTGGCTGAAAAATTAtatagatggaagacacaccTCTTGACTCGGATCATTATCTTGATACAGCCAAAATACGCACACGCCTGTGTGCAGCAAAAAAACGTACATccaactacgcaaagaatgttcggcTTTGAAAAGCTGTACTCGCCgtagacagccagaagatttgcCACTCAACAAGCCGACATACACGAAAAATGGTTCCACATTTCTTGTCCCCTGCGCACCGACGCCGAGCGAGCGTCGAATTTCACATTGCCGCGAAAAGAAAGGACACtgcatattaggccgggtcgatttgtggggaggcaaaaaaatcgcccattgctctgtgcaaatcatattctaggaatcaaaataagaaactttgccgaaggaaccatacctctaaaacgaattctgatgtcccccaatttgggttggACGAAAAATCCCAGAacaaacataataaaaacatttagttACTTTCAAAACGATTGGTTTATCTAAAAAATGGGTTCTCTGGATTTATGGGATGACTTTCAAAATGTTTCACATAATGATCCTCTGTGAAAAAAGTGAGCTCAAATGTTggcatttatgttttttttttccttgttcattcctctctggagcatagggcctcgacaagactcttccatcgtacacggttctgtgctgttgtttttgcaccgtcccatgagtgTCGGCATCtactagttcgcgcagcatcgaccttctccaagtgtttttggtggaccgcgacctctgctcccttccGAGTTCCAGTCCAttaccattctcgtgatgctatctgatggttttctcaatgtgtgacctatcatCGGCACTTTCTGCGTtcgatttgcctaaggatgggtccctcgttcgttaatctccacagtgcgtcgttactgatgattttcggccagaatattctgcagatgatgcggacgcatttgttgatgaaggattgtagcctctgtgtgatggtgttagagaccagccatgctTCGCTTCATTTGGCATTTATTACtccgaataaaaatttaaattttgtactctCATTTTGGTGCTGAGTAAAGaagcatttatgtacatacacactcggacaaaattattcacacaacCACTAATTTTCCATTCGATAAACtgtatctttattatatattttttgtttctttaaaacTAACACAAACTTAACAAAACTTTACtccataaatgaaaaattaacaaaaatcagagaaatcttcatatttttaagagacaaaattattcacacaatTCAATatcacaaatatgtatatgtaatattaagttcaatgaaatttgaatatttagtAGGCATTCCTTTTTGCCTGATGACTTCATTAAGTCTATTTGGCATAgagttaactaattttttagtcACATTTGGACCCAAATTTCGCCATTCCTGTTGGAGATCCCCTTCTATTGGGTTTTGCTTCTGATGGTAATTTTAGCGACACGCCTACCGAGTTCATCCCACAAATGTTCGATGGGATTCAAGTCTGGAGAGTGTGGTGGTGTTGGAAGAATGTGAGGCACATGATGTATGACTCTACGCACCTCGTGCGCAGTATGTTTGGGACCATtatattgttgaaaataaaagttattccCAACATATAGTTTTAGCGCGCTTTCATGcaagttttcttttaaaatattaaggAAAAGTGATTTATCCATAATACCATCAATAAATACAAGATTACCGTTTGCCGTTGGCCTACATCCCAAAACCACACCACCATGATTCACTGTAGTTACTGTATTGCTTTTATCGAATTCGGTATTGGGCttaatttcgtaaaattttgtGCGAATGTCGCATTGACGGGTACCTTTTTTGCGAATGCGAACAATATTTCATTCGCGTCGCATTACAGAGTAAGAGCCCAGTTGatgttctataatttttttcttgacggTGGTGCGCACTTTCTCCAAACATGAGTAAGTTCGTCGTTGCAGTGATCTCAATAAAGTTGGTTATCCTCATCTGTCAGTGGTTACAGAACTCAGAAGTGGAATGGGCCTAAACCACTTAACAGTAACAGAGTTAAAGGACGTGTTGCAAAAACTGCAATTAAAGGCGAGTGGCACGAAAGCAGAATTAATCAGCAGATTCCATGGTGTAGACGCAGAAATGCTGATACCGATAGAGGCTTCATACTTGCTAACGGGTGCAAGTATAGCACAGGCAACTGATACAAGCCAGAATAGGCACGGTTGGGGAGCCATCGAAGAACGACGTGCGAGTCATGACACAGCTCGAGGTGCAAGTTAGCGCACTTTGTAGTGCCGTAGAGATGCTAAGTGCACAACTGCAGACTCTTCATCGAGCTGGAACGAG comes from Anastrepha ludens isolate Willacy chromosome 3, idAnaLude1.1, whole genome shotgun sequence and encodes:
- the LOC128858160 gene encoding REST corepressor isoform X2 — protein: MVLAERNSELVRNGRRSRGPSPNGHGGGVAGGGTVSGSSNIGSGGGAGGAATPETSSDDDNSIKRNGKSKNKQSEYEEKIRVGRDYQAVCPPLVPENERKPEGLNDRALLVWSPTREIPDAKLEEYISVAKEKYGYNGEQALGMLFWHKHDLERAVMDLANFTPFPDEWTVEDKVLFDQAFQFHGKSFHRIRQMLPDKSIASLVKYYYSWKKTRHRQSVMDRQEKAKASKEGSENGSENGSNEESDTDEKVQLNKQNISALKRKISEGLEDMRPTENTNRINSRWSNDEALLVVQGVRKYGKDFQTIAETIGTKTEAHVRTFFVSNRRRYNLDQELKKYEAEKEDAATAATASAAAIETNANNKKDDLKKREISATTAASGAGAGGVLSVIADESDNTTSSETTVSKSANDEAKYTSSNSNLQKDNVIMEIDLDADQTDIPPPAKKFALHVSGQEFPKASAN
- the LOC128858160 gene encoding REST corepressor isoform X4, yielding MVLAERNSELVRNGRRSRGPSPNGHGGGVAGGGTVSGSSNIGSGGGAGGAATPETSSDDDNSIKRNGKSKNKQSEYEEKIRVGRDYQAVCPPLVPENERKPEGLNDRALLVWSPTREIPDAKLEEYISVAKEKYGYNGEQALGMLFWHKHDLERAVMDLANFTPFPDEWTVEDKVLFDQAFQFHGKSFHRIRQMLPDKSIASLVKYYYSWKKTRHRQSVMDRQEKAKASKEGSENGSENGSNEESDTDEK
- the LOC128858160 gene encoding REST corepressor isoform X3 → MVLAERNSELVRNGRRSRGPSPNGHGGGVAGGGTVSGSSNIGSGGGAGGAATPETSSDDDNSIKRNGKSKNKQSEYEEKIRVGRDYQAVCPPLVPENERKPEGLNDRALLVWSPTREIPDAKLEEYISVAKEKYGYNGEQALGMLFWHKHDLERAVMDLANFTPFPDEWTVEDKVLFDQAFQFHGKSFHRIRQMLPDKSIASLVKYYYSWKKTRHRQSVMDRQEKAKASKEGSENGSENGSNEESDTDEKFYSDFSVNTTYYINHI
- the LOC128858160 gene encoding REST corepressor isoform X1, whose product is MVLAERNSELVRNGRRSRGPSPNGHGGGVAGGGTVSGSSNIGSGGGAGGAATPETSSDDDNSIKRNGKSKNKQSEYEEKIRVGRDYQAVCPPLVPENERKPEGLNDRALLVWSPTREIPDAKLEEYISVAKEKYGYNGEQALGMLFWHKHDLERAVMDLANFTPFPDEWTVEDKVLFDQAFQFHGKSFHRIRQMLPDKSIASLVKYYYSWKKTRHRQSVMDRQEKAKASKEGSENGSENGSNEESDTDEKDQALASTSGLQDQTKVGGSGVGGVGTPADLPNKLNKSSEIGGATGGSSGGGGGGEADSENITASASLNVIATGRDSGLVANVGIVPGGIKHQRQQTPPNTTNTDSSCSNADSTGLSGCCTNCGVPCSVLNASPHGKLCSSCHHHWRRTGNKRPTSGPYFGKRSRDRNAERHKRKPPRGMYINHDDIVALARANDNQDELLSNTDREIVSLLSQVQLNKQNISALKRKISEGLEDMRPTENTNRINSRWSNDEALLVVQGVRKYGKDFQTIAETIGTKTEAHVRTFFVSNRRRYNLDQELKKYEAEKEDAATAATASAAAIETNANNKKDDLKKREISATTAASGAGAGGVLSVIADESDNTTSSETTVSKSANDEAKYTSSNSNLQKDNVIMEIDLDADQTDIPPPAKKFALHVSGQEFPKASAN